A window of Purpureocillium takamizusanense chromosome 13, complete sequence genomic DNA:
GCCGCGGTCCGTTCTTCCCCTTTGGATTTAGCCGACGCCCATTCCCACCTTCTCGTCTACCGcagtcggcatcgccgcgacGCCATGCATGAATCCGCCAGTGTCTCTTGCGCCAAGATGGAAAGGAGGCCGCTGTCATGAATCATAGGCTTGCTGGCCAACATCCAGATCACAACGCCGGGTGTGCATGCCGTGATGCAACGACCCGGGTTCGTCTCCGCGCATTAGGTGCAATTGCGTTTATTCCAGTAGACTGAGTCCTGACTCCGCAGTGATCATGGCATGCGTGGTGAGCTATTGTTCCTGCGCATTCGTGATCACTCATCATCAGGCGCGGTCTCGGGCACGTCGGGATAGCGCCGAGCCATCGAGGACCAACCTCGATGTCCATTCCACGCCGTGAATGACGACCTTGCATTTAGAGGAATGTCCCTTGCTATGAAGCGTAATGTAAATTTCACCCGTGATTGCGCGCCTCACGACCTCAGCAATGTCAAATGGCCCGAAGCTGACGTCGGCCCGCCTCCGAGACTGGCTGCCCCAAGCAAGCCAGCGGCACTGTAGGCCTCCACAAGACGCGCCCGATCGCCCAGAACCAGATTACATTGGCTTAAAGTAAATATGCTCATGTACCGGGCTTATAACCCGACGAGGCATCGTCGCTGTAAAGACCGCCGACTTGAGGAGACTTCATCCGTGGacgtcaccatcatcacgtACCGACACATGCAGGATGCGCGTCGAATCTCCCCTGGCCTTGCTGGCCCTCTTCTACACCACGCACAGCTTGAAACCAACAATCCCGCCACAGCCCCCCCAGGCAACATGCGAGACGCCGCActacgacggcgtcgtggagGTGCAGGTCATCGTGCATGAGACGCCCGCAGGCTGtccggtggtggtggagacGCTCGTCGAACGGCCTACCGTCGTCGAAATCCTTCCTGGCTATACCCTGACGGTGACGGACGTGCCGACTTGCatcgcgacgacggtggtgccgacggcaagcATCTGCTCTACCGAGTATGCTACCGCGCGAAATCTGCGGGTAGGAACGCAGGCCAGGCTGACACCAGACGTGTAGAACTATTTCCATGTACACCATTACGTCTGGCACGGAGCACTATACGTCAACGATTCCTGGGCCCGACGGCGATTGTACCATCGTTATTTGtgagccggagccggggaCTTCTCCGTTACCAACAAGCACTGTTGCGGACACAGGGTCTCTTTCATGCACGCCAATGGATAGTTCTGCTCCCACGGACATTGCAACTGACAGCACATTATCTACTACGTCCAAGCCTACTAGTAGCTCAGCATGTGACGATCGAACGACATGCACTTCTGGTCGAACTTACACACCCTCAACGGCGACTTCTCGCGAAACAACCACGAGCAGCGAATCTGGCATCACGCAGACATCAAAGAGCCGTTCATCTTTCAAACCTACTGAGACGCCGAGTAGTATGAGCAGTGAGGGCTCGAGCAGCATGATCAGCACGAAGAGTTACAGCAGTATCTCGAGCACGAATTCCTCAAGCACGACGACCagtagcagcggcagctcaAGCTCCGACAAAAGCTCAAGTAGAATGCGTACCAGCATCACGGGCACTTCCAGCTCAACAATCACAGCTACGAGCACAAGTAACAGTACCATCAACTCGAGCACCACAACGACCACTAGCAGTACAAGCAGCTCTCCtaccacgaccacgaccgcGACCAGCTCGAGTAGCCTTACGACGAGCACCACCGCAACCACCACAAGCTCGAGGACCACTTCTTCTAGCACCAGCACGTCGAGTTCCTCAACTGCAACTACCACAAGTAGCCCTTCGATAACGGTACCAGAGACATCTACTACCacagcctcctccaccactTCAAGCGagcccacgccctcgcccacggATGCTTGCGACACAATTCCAGAACAGtgcggctccggcggcggcctcaccGTAAAGTATTACGAGAATAGCATCGAGACGCAGGCCTACGGAATCGACGCCCGCACAGGGGGCCTCGGCCCCGACTACTACCTAAGCCTGGAGCCGCTCGGGACGGGCATAACAGACACGCTTAGCGTCCCATACTTTTACGGTGCcgacgggcgccgcggcatATACATCCCAGCCGAGCCGGCAGGCAGCAACTACTACCCCGGCCTGACGAACACATTTGCGGCCATCACCTTTGACGCTAATAACTTTACCCTCGTCTTCACGGGGTACTATAAGGCGCCCGCTTCGGGCTCGTATACGTTCTGCGCCGACACGGATAACGTCGACAACTTCTACATGGGCTCCGTAGACGCGTTTCCCTGCAGTAAGGGCAACACCACCAAGACGGTGCCGCCTAGGGCGCGGCCGCTCGTATACAACTACTACGGGCGGACGTCGCGCAAGACGTGCGGGACGCGGGACCTCGTTCAGGGCTACTATTATCCAGTCCGCTCTGTGTTCGGCAACTGGGGCACTCCGTCGCATCTCAAGTTCACGGTGAAGCCgccgggaggggaggagacGTCCATGATTGGAGACTTTGGGTATCCGAGTAATTGTGACTCTTGAATGGCGTCCATGTGGATCATAGAGGCTTCAATGCTAACTCTTTCATCTAATTATGAGGGCGTTATTCATATTCATTCAGTCGAGTTTTGTAGGGTAGATTATGGCCACTCAGATGAAGCTCTGAGGCCGTCATTGCCTAGCAGAATCACCGCTTTTGAGAAGGCTCTGACTTGGAGCCGTGAATCATACTGTACCTATCGAAGCTTATAAAAGTACTCGATGTAATCTTGCACATCATGCCCTTAAGTTCAGTATCAAGCACCGACATTCTCACTCCAGCCAACCACAGAATTGAACGCCGCCCTCACACCAATCCTGCTCGTAGAACACTCGTACACGTATTCACCCTTTTTCGCTGTAAAGTGCCAAGATGATCTCCAAGGATCCCTTTGACGTTTTCCGCCATGACCCCACCGCGGCCAACCTCGAGGAGTGCTTTCGTCAGGGAGGCGACGTTAACAAGAAGAACGACAATGGCGAGAGCGCCCTCGAGTACGCGGTCCTGCGCTACCGCGACGCCAGGGATGAACGCGAAACTGCCGAGATGGAGATGTGGAGCAGCCTGATTGACGTTCTCATGCAGCATGACGCCTATTTCGAATGGTGCTCGCAATTGGAGTTTGCCACGGATGGGGCCGACTATAGGCTTTGGGTCCGTCAGAAGGTTCACTATGTGCTCTATTTCGTTTTGCAATACGGAGATCCGCCGTACAGTGAATGAATAACGTGTGAGTAGCTGGGGTACAATCATTTACTTTATAAGACAATGCACAACAAAAACTATCATACACAAAAGCTCGGGAGATATTGTTTTCTCCGTCTGGGCGTGCAAAAACGCACGCAAGTCCACGGCCAAATGACTCTTCTGAAACAATTCAGTCGATATAAGAGCAAACACTGTGAACGAATCACATTTGCTTGTAGCCCAGTTGCCAATATCGGGGAGTGTCCAGTCATACCTTAGCACTCTTCCCTACGCAGAATGCGCTATGGACGGAGCAAGTCTATGATTTCCTAACCAAAAGATGTCGTCACTCCGAATCCTCGAGTCCCAACTTCTTGTACTGATCCACAAATTCGTCAAACAATTTGTTCAACCCCATTAGGTTCAAGGGATCTTTATCCCCCTGCTCATCCATGAAGCACAACATATTATGGATGTCAAATGTGATAGCCAGCATGTATCCGTACTCAGCCTCCAGGTATACCTGCTCCCCAGTGTCCGAATCCCCCGTCAGCTCGTTCCACTTCTCAGCATACTCGCGGCAAAAGTGCCTCTTTTCATGTTCCGCATACGGCCTGCAGTCCGCAAtcttgttgtcgtcgtcgaaccaCTTGAATAGCTTTTGCATGTAATGCCCCCCAATGTCGAATGCTCGGTAGTTGTGCATCACAAACTCAAAGTCAATGAGGACGATGCGGCTCGCGCCTTCTTTTGGGTCATTCATGACGAGGACGTTCATGAATTGCACGTCATGGATGCACGATCCCGTTTTGGCTCCGATGGATTCCAGCTTACCCACTACTTTCCTCAGCCTCGTCGCAAAATTGTAGTCGATCAGCTTGTCCACATTGACTCTTCCTTCGCGGCCAAGAGTCTTCAGTTTCTCATTTTGATGATACTTTGCAAGTCCGCTAGTGACGGCTTCGTAGTATGCCTGTACGCTCTTCTTTCGCAGTGAAGTATTATGCAAGCTGTGAAACGCTGCTAGTCCCTTGGCGACATCCGCACGAATGGCTTCATCCTCAACGTCTTCTGGCTCCAAGGTTCGCGCGTCTAGAAATTCGTCGACCCGCCCCAGAGTACCGTCGTTAGTCTTGAAAAAGCCATACATTTTGGCCCCCAATCCAGACCGGCCGTATTCGTCGCAAAGAGTCGCTTCGTCGGCTTTGCTCGGGGCTAGATGCCGAAAGACTTCAAAGTCAGACCCACTCTCGTTGTGAAACTTGATAAAGACTTTTAACGGTTCGAGGGGGGCGCCATTGGTCGGCTGCGGCCGCTCAACGGGGCAATGAGCGTTGGCGAACGATGCGTGATATTGAATCGTGAGAGTCTCCGGATCCACGGTTGGCCATTCGCTCGTCAGGAACGTGCCGATAATGTCTCTGACCATTCGTTTGGAAGGCACTTTGTCTTCGGGGAGAAATACGGGGACAGAGGTTAACGTAGCCATTCTCGGTTGGCTCTTAGATCTGAGAGGATGAGTCGGGGGTCCGTGATGGAGGTACAGTCTTCGATGTACAATGTgtgtggtgatgatggtgtaTATGGGGTTGTCACATACGATACTTGGCCGAGTGAGTCACGTCCTTCGATCAACGCTCTTGAAGCAATACGTCACCGCTAAGCCCGGAATTCGCCGGGTCATCGAGAAGTTTGGCCGCTGCCTCCAACATACCACAGCGATTCACGATTTGGTTTCACGCGTCTATCCACATGAAGGTCACGTTCAGGTCACGGTGCAAATTGGGCTACTCAGTCGCTGCTCGCTCCAACGAAACTACTTCGTAGATGCGCTGCATATACCATGACTATCACGAACCCCGCAGTGCCGTGGAGAACGGCGAGGGGCGCATGAAGTGGGGGCAagtgggcgacgagggatGTCGCCTCACTTTCATCATATGTTTCGCGTCGCCAATGAACTCTGCTGGGATCCCTTGCTGACCAACGAGACATGATAGGATGTAGTATACAAAACCATCAATCGTGCTGGGCTTCGACAGCTGCAACCCTGATGTAACAGCTTCGTGATGCAGCTTCAACCACATCACGACGttgcgtacttcgtacctgaCACGACTCGTCTAGCGCTTGTTTCACTGACCTCACACCCCCGTAACGCTTACTTCCGTCCCAAGCGCCTCGCCAAGGACACGAACACAGACAGTCCACAGGGCTGGACCGGTAGATAGCGGATTCTTTCCGGCTGGGGCCTTTGTGATTGTGTGTCTCGGTGACCCCACTATAGGAAGTAGGCAGATCCCAGTCTTTCCGCGCTGCGCATAATGAGCCCCTGCGATCAGCCTTGTGGCTGAATCTTACTCGGTGAGCCCCAGGCGGTGCTGTGATGAGAACGCCCTGGCGCCTCGGATCATGCCCTATGGAACACATTGGGCTCCAGACGCCAAGCTGAATCGGTAGCCCCGCCGGGCCGGCATAGGCAGGCGACTCCTCACGGCAGAGCAACAGGGCAGAGCAGGGGAACAGACAGTTTATTGTAGCGCGTTCGGATCTCGGACCATGTCGAGCCGGGCTCGCTTCATCACCTCGCGCCATTCCCAGAGCCCACGACATCTCTCTGCGATCGTTCGCTTCTTCCATGGACGTCTCAAACTGCGCGCAACATGGTCGGGGTCCCTGGTAGATCCAAGGGCTGCAGCACCTGTCGGCGGAGAAAGAAAGGGGTACGTACGTTGACAAGCTGCTGGCGTGAATGCTCTTCGAGGG
This region includes:
- a CDS encoding Choline kinase (COG:M~EggNog:ENOG503NYFS) yields the protein MATLTSVPVFLPEDKVPSKRMVRDIIGTFLTSEWPTVDPETLTIQYHASFANAHCPVERPQPTNGAPLEPLKVFIKFHNESGSDFEVFRHLAPSKADEATLCDEYGRSGLGAKMYGFFKTNDGTLGRVDEFLDARTLEPEDVEDEAIRADVAKGLAAFHSLHNTSLRKKSVQAYYEAVTSGLAKYHQNEKLKTLGREGRVNVDKLIDYNFATRLRKVVGKLESIGAKTGSCIHDVQFMNVLVMNDPKEGASRIVLIDFEFVMHNYRAFDIGGHYMQKLFKWFDDDNKIADCRPYAEHEKRHFCREYAEKWNELTGDSDTGEQVYLEAEYGYMLAITFDIHNMLCFMDEQGDKDPLNLMGLNKLFDEFVDQYKKLGLEDSE
- a CDS encoding uncharacterized protein (SECRETED:SignalP(1-18~SECRETED:cutsite=THS-LK~SECRETED:prob=0.8377)); amino-acid sequence: MRVESPLALLALFYTTHSLKPTIPPQPPQATCETPHYDGVVEVQVIVHETPAGCPVVVETLVERPTVVEILPGYTLTVTDVPTCIATTVVPTASICSTEYATARNLRVGTQARLTPDV
- a CDS encoding uncharacterized protein (COG:S~EggNog:ENOG503PE94) — translated: MRTSITGTSSSTITATSTSNSTINSSTTTTTSSTSSSPTTTTTATSSSSLTTSTTATTTSSRTTSSSTSTSSSSTATTTSSPSITVPETSTTTASSTTSSEPTPSPTDACDTIPEQCGSGGGLTVKYYENSIETQAYGIDARTGGLGPDYYLSLEPLGTGITDTLSVPYFYGADGRRGIYIPAEPAGSNYYPGLTNTFAAITFDANNFTLVFTGYYKAPASGSYTFCADTDNVDNFYMGSVDAFPCSKGNTTKTVPPRARPLVYNYYGRTSRKTCGTRDLVQGYYYPVRSVFGNWGTPSHLKFTVKPPGGEETSMIGDFGYPSNCDS